The Camelus bactrianus isolate YW-2024 breed Bactrian camel chromosome 13, ASM4877302v1, whole genome shotgun sequence nucleotide sequence TGATTTGTGTAGGTAAATTATTagtctgtatacacacacacaatcaagGCCTTTCTTTTTGAACAGAGGGCATTCGCTTAAGCCTACTGCGACATTTATACTGCTAGAACAAACCAGTACTGCAATgaggtttcaaaataaaatcagtaagattgtgtgtgtgaaataggTAAGATTTCATTTCTCTAACTTCATTGGCCCAGCACAAGGTATAATAGATAGCATGCACTTAACCGGAGAATGTTCTTTCTAGGGAAAGATTCCAACAGGCTGCTCCTAGCGACAATCAAGAAAGAAAAGGGCCCTCCAACATCTCTCCCAGATAGGGTCCTGGTTCTCTGCTTTCACGGGAGAATTGCTCACGGCTAACCCATTCAAATAGCTCCCAGCAAATCACAGTGGCCTATAGCCAACTCCTTTTCCGCTCATTGGCCAACTGGAAACTTCAACTACTCCATGCCTCCCGCCTCTCATCCGGGAGCCAATAGGAAAGATTAACGCTTCGTAACTTAGAGTCATCAAGTACCGTACTTGCAATTGGCTATTGGAACTACCAATCGAGAAGTAGGCGGGGCCATGGCAGCCGGCCTATATAAGAAGAGGACAAAGGCGGCGCGCCGCCTGTGTCATCCGCCATCTTGGGCAAAGCAAGGTGGCCTCCACGTTTCCTGAGCGTCTTCTCCGCTTCTGCCTCAACCGCCCCTTGGTCACAGACATGTCTCGGGATCGGTTCCGAAACCggggcggtggcggtggcggcttCCACCGGCGCGGAgggggcggcggccgcggcggcctCCACGACTTCCGCTCCCCGCCGCCCGGCATGGGCCTCAATCAGAACCGCGGACCCATGGGGCCCGGCCCGGGCCAGGGTGGTCCCAAGCCCCCGATCCCGCCACCGCCTCCGcaccagcaacagcagcagccacCGCCGCAGCAGCCACCACcccagcagccgccgccgcttcagccgcCGCCTCACCAGCCGCCACACCAACAGCCGCCGCACCAACAGCCGCCGCACCAGCAGCCGCCGCaccagcagccgccgccgccgccacaggACTCATCCAAGCCCGTCGTTCCTCAGGGACCTGGCCCGGCTCCCGGAGTAGGCAGCGCTCCCCCGGCCTCCGGCTCGGCGCCGCCTGCCACCCCGCCGACCTCTGGGGCCCCGACGGGGCCCGGCCCCACCCCGACCCCGCCACCTGCTGTCACCTCGGCGCCCCCCGGGGCGCCCCCGCCCGCGCCGCCGAGCAGCGGGGTCCCCACCACCCCCCCTCAGGCTGGGGGCCCGCCGCCTCCACCCGCCGGGGTCCCAGGGCCCGGGCCTAAGCAGGGCCCGGGACCCGGCGGCCCCAAAGGCGGCAAAATGCCAGGTGGGCCGAAGCCCGGCGGCGGTCCGGGCCTAAGCACTCCCGGCGGCCACCCCAAGCCGCCGCACCGAGGCGGCGGGGAACCCCGTGGGGGCCGGCAGCACCACCCGCCCTACCACCAGCAGCACCACCAAGGGCCCCCGCCCGGCGGGCCCGGCGGCCGCAGCGAGGAGAAGATCTCAGACTCCGAGGTGAGTGTTTCCCTGAGCTACGCGTCGGCTCTCCTAAGATGGCGGCGGCCCCCTCCGCtttcccctccccgccctccatTTTGTCGGAGACCGGAAAGGGCGCCTGCGCGcgaggcggcgggggcggggctggctcACCGGGCGAGGGGCGGACGGCGTGGGTCCGCTAGCCCGCAGCGGAATTGGCCTCTCTGCGGAGGCGGCGGAGGGCGGCGCGGAGAAGCTGCAGTGGGCTTTGCTAAAGCTAGCGGATCCTGGGAACCAGAGCAGCGTAGAGCGGGAAATGCGGGATCGAATAGATCGGGGGGGTTCCGGCCTTAAATGCGCAGGTGCAAGTCTTGTCGCAGACAACGGAATCTtggtcattttcttttcatttaatagcGGAACAGCGTTTTTAACTTTGTCCCCTGTGATTTCGATTTTGTCGGGGACCCTGAGTATATACGGCTGGCGAGGTTCCTTATGATAGAGCCTACCCAGTAGAGATTTGTGTCAGTGTTGTGGATGATTTAGGCTGTTAGGACTGTTGATTACGTTGGAAATCCCGTAAATAGTATTTTTGACTTTAAACGGAACAGACGAGCAACCCGATTGGTAAAATCTAGTTTGGGAAAAGCGAAAATTATTATTTGGTTTTTCTACTTGCAGAGGTCACTGGTGTATGAAAATTGCCTTCCTTTTTCATTAGGGGTTTAAAGCCAACTTGTCTCTCTTGAGGAGGCCTGGAGAGAAAACTTACACACAGCGTTGTCGGTTGTTTGTTGGGAATCTACCTGCTGATATCACGGAAGATGAATTCAAAAGATTATTTGCTAAATATGGTGAACCAGGAGAAGTTTTTATCAACAAAGGCAAAGGATTCGGATTTATTAAGCttgtgagtttggtttttttttttttttttttttttttgctttttggtggaattaaaagggtttttttttctcctactacAAACATACTGGTTTTTTAAGCTACCAAGAATGAATTAGTTTTTCACCGTTCTTAGAGAAAAGATGCAACTGCTGTGTAGTGCATAAATTGTTGGTGTCACTGAGGGGAGTGAGTGGGTAAGGTATTTACCTACCTCTGAATGGTGTCAGGGAGGGCTACCTCTGCAGATAGTTGAACTGAGCTGGCAGAAGAACAGGATGGGGAGTCAGGCTTATAAGGTAGCGTGGGCATTAGTCAGTTTTGAGGTCATTAACGGAAGTGTGTGTCTTGATGCTTTCAGGAATCTAGAGCATTGGCTGAAATTGCTAAAGCTGAACTTGATGATACACCCATGAGAGGTAGACAGCTTCGGGTTCGATTTGCCACACACGCTGCTGCCCTTTCAGTTCGAAATCTTTCACCTTATGTTTCTAATGAGCTGTTGGAAGAAGCTTTTAGCCAGTTTGGTCCTATTGAAAGGGCTGTTGTTATTGTGGATGATCGTGGAAGATCTACAGGGAAAGGCATTGTTGAATTTGCTTCTAAACCAGCAGCAAGAAAAGCATTTGAAAGATGCAGTGAAGGTGTTTTCTTACTGACAACGTAAGTTCTTACGTTTATtctaatactttttatttattaacttatatgaAGTTGTAGTAAGACGAACAAAATTAAGAAGGATCTATTTTTGTTGGTAGAACACCTCGTCCGGTCATTGTGGAACCCCTTGAACAGTTAGATGACGAAGATGGTCTTCCTGAAAAACTTGCACAGAAGAATCCAATGTATCAAAAGTAAGATCAATTAAACTCTTagaaagtttttcttaatttaaatgtaattgaGAACTTAGAGTAATTTTTCAATTTtgctaaaaatatacaaaattcttTGAAATAGATATGCTTTTTAAGGATGGGAAAAATACTCTGATTTAGAATTTGGCTAGGGAAATGGATTTAGGaagtgaaggttttttttttaatctccagtgTCCATGTTACTGTATCATTTTGCAGTATGTATTGTTTTTGCTGTAAAGACATCTTTAAGACCCATGGTGGTCTTTGCCTTTACATATTTCTTACAAGTGACAGGCCAGTGAAAATACCAGTGAAATCAAAGTATTTCTTGTGTACATCCATAAACTGGTTCATGTTTAAATATTGTCAGGGAGAGAGAAACCCCTCCTCGGTTTGCCCAGCATGGCACATTTGAGTATGAATATTCTCAGCGGTGGAAGTCCCTggatgaaatggaaaaacagcAACGGGAACAAGttgaaaaaaacatgaaagatGCAAAAGACAAATTGGAAAGTGAAATGGAAGATGCCTATCACGAACATCAGGCAAATCTTTTGCGTCAAGGTAGAAGACCCTCTCTGAATTTTGCTGTTACCAGTTGCTCTTTGAAGTTATTGGAATTTCATTAATAGGAATCTAACAATTTTCCAATGTTCAGATCTGATGAGACGCCAGGAAGAATTAAGACGCATGGAAGAACTTCACAATCAAGAAATGCAGAAAcgtaaagaaatgcaattgaggtaaaatttttttaaattaagccttTGCTCTTGAATTAAATGTACCTAAATTAATAAGGCTGAGATATCTATAGAACTATTTTTCTAGAGTCACTGTTACAGCCTTTGTGTGTATTTACTCCAACTTAGACTTTGTAACTCTCTTAAACTACTAGTTTTCCTCAAGTTGTATTTTTGAAATGTGGATAACAAACACTTGGGTTTTTATGCTTG carries:
- the SFPQ gene encoding splicing factor, proline- and glutamine-rich isoform X2, with the translated sequence MSRDRFRNRGGGGGGFHRRGGGGGRGGLHDFRSPPPGMGLNQNRGPMGPGPGQGGPKPPIPPPPPHQQQQQPPPQQPPPQQPPPLQPPPHQPPHQQPPHQQPPHQQPPHQQPPPPPQDSSKPVVPQGPGPAPGVGSAPPASGSAPPATPPTSGAPTGPGPTPTPPPAVTSAPPGAPPPAPPSSGVPTTPPQAGGPPPPPAGVPGPGPKQGPGPGGPKGGKMPGGPKPGGGPGLSTPGGHPKPPHRGGGEPRGGRQHHPPYHQQHHQGPPPGGPGGRSEEKISDSEGFKANLSLLRRPGEKTYTQRCRLFVGNLPADITEDEFKRLFAKYGEPGEVFINKGKGFGFIKLESRALAEIAKAELDDTPMRGRQLRVRFATHAAALSVRNLSPYVSNELLEEAFSQFGPIERAVVIVDDRGRSTGKGIVEFASKPAARKAFERCSEGVFLLTTTPRPVIVEPLEQLDDEDGLPEKLAQKNPMYQKERETPPRFAQHGTFEYEYSQRWKSLDEMEKQQREQVEKNMKDAKDKLESEMEDAYHEHQANLLRQDLMRRQEELRRMEELHNQEMQKRKEMQLRQEEERRRREEEMMIRQREMEEQMRRQREESYSRMGYMDPRERDMRMGGGGAMNMGDPYGSGGQKFPPLGGGGGIGYEANPGVPPATMSGSMMGSDMVRMIDVG
- the SFPQ gene encoding splicing factor, proline- and glutamine-rich isoform X1 — translated: MSRDRFRNRGGGGGGFHRRGGGGGRGGLHDFRSPPPGMGLNQNRGPMGPGPGQGGPKPPIPPPPPHQQQQQPPPQQPPPQQPPPLQPPPHQPPHQQPPHQQPPHQQPPHQQPPPPPQDSSKPVVPQGPGPAPGVGSAPPASGSAPPATPPTSGAPTGPGPTPTPPPAVTSAPPGAPPPAPPSSGVPTTPPQAGGPPPPPAGVPGPGPKQGPGPGGPKGGKMPGGPKPGGGPGLSTPGGHPKPPHRGGGEPRGGRQHHPPYHQQHHQGPPPGGPGGRSEEKISDSEGFKANLSLLRRPGEKTYTQRCRLFVGNLPADITEDEFKRLFAKYGEPGEVFINKGKGFGFIKLESRALAEIAKAELDDTPMRGRQLRVRFATHAAALSVRNLSPYVSNELLEEAFSQFGPIERAVVIVDDRGRSTGKGIVEFASKPAARKAFERCSEGVFLLTTTPRPVIVEPLEQLDDEDGLPEKLAQKNPMYQKERETPPRFAQHGTFEYEYSQRWKSLDEMEKQQREQVEKNMKDAKDKLESEMEDAYHEHQANLLRQDLMRRQEELRRMEELHNQEMQKRKEMQLRQEEERRRREEEMMIRQREMEEQMRRQREESYSRMGYMDPRERDMRMGGGGAMNMGDPYGSGGQKFPPLGGGGGIGYEANPGVPPATMSGSMMGSDMRTERFGQGGAGPVGGQGPRGMGPGTPAGYGRGREEYEGPNKKPRF